In a single window of the Deferrivibrio essentukiensis genome:
- the cas2 gene encoding CRISPR-associated endonuclease Cas2 — protein sequence MFIILYYDVTEKKCSKMLKTCRKYLQWVQNSVFEGEISEANLEKLKYELGKILDEEDGDSVIIYKFRTKKYTERQVLGIDKKEDTNFI from the coding sequence ATGTTTATTATTTTATACTACGATGTGACTGAAAAGAAATGCTCAAAAATGCTTAAAACCTGTAGGAAGTATTTACAATGGGTTCAAAATTCTGTTTTTGAAGGCGAAATCAGTGAAGCTAATCTTGAAAAATTGAAATATGAGTTAGGAAAAATACTGGATGAAGAAGACGGCGATTCTGTTATAATTTATAAGTTTCGGACTAAAAAATATACTGAACGTCAGGTACTTGGAATTGATAAGAAGGAGGATACTAATTTTATTTAA
- the cas1b gene encoding type I-B CRISPR-associated endonuclease Cas1b, with protein MKESIYIFSNGRLKRKDNSLLFETENGDNKFIPVENIKEIFAFGEIDLNVKVLNFLTQKEIIFHYFNYYGYYSGSFYPREHYNSGYMILKQTEAYLDQKNRFYLAKKFIEGAAKNCLKILKYYDRREKDLNKQIKEIEQLVTQLSNYEEINQIMAIEGQIKSIYYSCFDTIINNDDFVFDERTKRPPKNHLNALISFSNSLIYTYCLSEIYKTHLDPRIGFLHTTNFRRFSLNLDIAEIFKPIIGDRTIFSMINKNVITYKDFEQQINGIVLNDKGRKKFLEALEDRLKQTIKHSKIKNNVSYRRLIRIELYKLEKHLMDEEKYEPFIMDW; from the coding sequence ATGAAAGAAAGTATTTACATTTTTTCAAACGGCAGATTAAAGCGAAAAGATAACTCGCTACTTTTTGAGACTGAAAATGGAGATAATAAGTTTATACCTGTAGAGAATATCAAAGAAATTTTTGCTTTTGGAGAAATAGACTTAAATGTAAAAGTACTAAATTTTTTAACACAAAAAGAGATTATTTTTCATTATTTCAACTACTATGGGTATTACTCTGGTTCGTTTTATCCAAGAGAGCATTACAATTCAGGCTATATGATTTTAAAACAAACAGAAGCCTATTTAGATCAGAAAAATAGATTTTACTTAGCTAAAAAATTTATTGAGGGAGCTGCTAAAAATTGCCTTAAAATTTTGAAATATTATGATAGGAGAGAAAAAGATTTGAATAAACAAATCAAAGAGATAGAGCAATTAGTAACACAGCTTTCTAATTATGAAGAAATAAATCAGATAATGGCAATCGAAGGTCAGATAAAAAGTATTTATTATTCATGTTTTGATACGATAATAAATAATGACGATTTTGTTTTTGATGAGCGCACTAAAAGACCCCCTAAAAATCACTTAAATGCTTTGATAAGTTTTTCAAATTCTTTGATTTATACATATTGTCTAAGTGAAATATATAAAACACATCTTGACCCAAGAATTGGCTTCTTGCATACGACAAATTTTAGAAGATTTTCTCTTAATCTTGATATTGCAGAAATTTTTAAACCAATAATAGGTGATAGGACAATTTTTTCCATGATAAACAAAAATGTTATCACATACAAAGATTTTGAACAGCAAATAAATGGTATTGTACTAAATGACAAAGGTAGGAAAAAATTTTTAGAAGCATTAGAAGATAGATTAAAACAAACAATAAAACATTCAAAAATCAAAAATAATGTAAGTTATCGAAGACTTATTCGTATTGAGCTTTATAAACTTGAAAAACATTTAATGGATGAAGAAAAGTATGAGCCATTTATAATGGATTGGTGA
- the cas4 gene encoding CRISPR-associated protein Cas4, producing the protein MKTFAPSIFNAYTICKRQAWLMMRNLTADQDNAFLEIGRLIDETSFERQKKKIFLADLEAMLDMVSKKDGIYYIAEIKKSSKTMNSGIFQLKYYLYLLKTNKGLKARGIIKIPKEKISKEIILTEEDEEKITTILSEMNETLFGDKPPQILLNSKICKVCAHFEFCYG; encoded by the coding sequence ATGAAAACCTTTGCGCCATCAATTTTTAATGCATACACTATTTGTAAAAGGCAGGCGTGGTTAATGATGAGAAATCTTACTGCAGATCAGGATAATGCATTTCTTGAAATCGGAAGGTTAATCGATGAGACATCTTTTGAGCGACAAAAAAAGAAAATTTTCCTGGCTGACCTTGAGGCAATGCTTGATATGGTAAGTAAAAAGGATGGTATTTACTACATTGCAGAGATAAAGAAATCATCTAAAACAATGAACTCAGGAATATTTCAACTTAAATATTATCTTTATTTATTAAAAACTAATAAAGGTTTAAAAGCCAGAGGTATCATAAAGATTCCCAAAGAAAAAATTAGCAAAGAAATCATACTTACAGAAGAGGATGAAGAAAAAATTACGACCATTTTAAGTGAAATGAATGAAACTTTATTCGGAGATAAACCTCCTCAAATTTTACTAAATAGTAAAATCTGCAAAGTATGCGCACATTTTGAGTTTTGTTATGGTTAG
- the cas3 gene encoding CRISPR-associated helicase Cas3' produces the protein MICYSHPEKELMYHLKNVKEIGLSVFEEKTLKSLNEFKYILETVLHYHDVGKATKFFQDYLSASIENRDCEHSKKLTSHALLSACVGAYKTYNSISSENNPSYWAILSFIAIRKHHGNLEELNNMLVISKNDWQNLEKQWQNLQCGVFKKEDVDFFDLKNIIEEFLWEKDTLTSSIESFFLLNFIFSVLIYADKTEVIIGKKNFTQIAENFYDIVDTYKIKKLIQNRNSEINEIREQAYNVCENEVAKYKDEKIFSINLPTGSGKTLTVFNAAFKLLKKEPYLKRIIYALPFTSIIDQTEKVFREILEVRGINPDKYLTVHHHLSEAKIEMDEGYIEGEKAQFLIENWDNPIILTTFWQLFYSIVTGKNSQLRKFHNIANSVIILDEVQSIPYKYWYLIKNVLQELSTFLNCKIIFLTATMPLIFENDEIISLVPSDIRETFFSKFSRYKIINELKDITINELLNIAINDIDENPEKSFLFVFNTISNSIKFYKLLKENLEDKTLIYLSSNILPVERKKRIEEIKKRSDGKIIVSTQVIEAGVDIDIDIVYRDFAPLDSIIQTAGRCNRNNRKEQGLVKLFKLTNDKGKHDFSYIYKGLPINATNKIFEKKTEINENNIFHIINEYYDEIKRNKSNNESNILLNALENLDYDTITSNFKLLDEPPSFSVFIEIDDKSKKLLKEFYNILKIEDVFDRKEAFLKIKSDFYQYILSVNLNNKTKSYFQDLQDIGGIKIVSSDLKESIYNDETGLVRELSIFI, from the coding sequence ATGATTTGTTACTCTCATCCTGAAAAAGAACTTATGTACCATCTTAAAAATGTTAAAGAGATAGGTTTGTCGGTTTTTGAGGAAAAAACACTGAAATCTTTAAATGAATTTAAATACATATTAGAAACAGTACTACATTATCATGACGTTGGAAAGGCTACTAAGTTTTTTCAGGATTATCTTTCAGCGTCCATTGAAAATAGAGATTGTGAACACTCCAAAAAATTAACTTCCCACGCCTTACTATCTGCATGTGTAGGTGCATATAAAACATATAACTCAATATCATCCGAAAATAACCCCTCTTATTGGGCTATATTAAGTTTCATTGCAATAAGAAAACATCATGGAAATTTAGAAGAGCTTAATAATATGCTTGTTATTAGTAAAAATGATTGGCAAAATTTAGAAAAACAATGGCAAAACCTTCAATGTGGTGTATTTAAAAAAGAAGATGTCGATTTTTTTGATTTAAAAAATATTATTGAAGAATTTTTGTGGGAAAAAGATACTCTTACATCTTCCATAGAAAGTTTTTTTCTTTTGAATTTTATATTTTCAGTTTTAATATATGCTGATAAAACAGAGGTAATTATAGGAAAGAAAAACTTTACACAAATTGCAGAAAATTTTTATGACATAGTTGATACTTATAAAATAAAGAAATTAATACAAAATAGAAACAGCGAAATAAATGAGATAAGAGAGCAAGCATATAATGTATGTGAAAATGAAGTGGCTAAATACAAGGATGAAAAAATTTTTTCAATTAATTTACCTACTGGTAGTGGCAAAACTCTTACTGTATTTAATGCCGCATTTAAATTGTTAAAAAAGGAACCATATCTAAAAAGAATTATTTATGCACTCCCTTTTACCTCTATCATAGATCAAACAGAAAAAGTTTTTAGAGAAATACTTGAAGTTAGAGGTATTAATCCGGATAAATATCTCACCGTGCATCATCATCTTTCCGAAGCAAAGATAGAAATGGATGAGGGCTATATTGAGGGAGAAAAAGCACAGTTTCTCATTGAAAATTGGGATAATCCCATTATTTTAACGACATTCTGGCAACTTTTTTATTCAATCGTTACTGGGAAAAATTCTCAACTTAGAAAATTTCATAATATTGCAAACTCTGTTATTATTCTTGATGAAGTCCAATCTATTCCTTATAAATACTGGTATTTAATAAAAAATGTTTTACAAGAGCTGTCAACTTTTTTAAATTGTAAAATTATATTTCTTACTGCTACAATGCCTCTAATTTTTGAGAATGATGAGATAATTTCTTTAGTGCCTTCAGACATTAGAGAAACTTTCTTTTCAAAATTTTCCAGATATAAAATAATAAATGAGCTAAAGGATATTACAATCAATGAACTTCTAAATATTGCAATAAATGACATCGATGAAAATCCTGAAAAAAGCTTCTTGTTTGTTTTTAATACAATTAGCAACAGCATAAAATTCTATAAACTGCTAAAAGAAAATTTAGAAGATAAAACTTTAATCTACCTATCAAGCAATATTTTACCTGTTGAGCGGAAAAAAAGGATTGAAGAAATCAAAAAGAGATCAGATGGGAAGATTATAGTTTCCACGCAGGTTATAGAAGCAGGCGTGGATATAGATATAGATATTGTATATAGGGATTTTGCCCCACTTGATTCAATCATACAAACAGCAGGAAGGTGCAATAGAAATAACAGAAAAGAGCAGGGATTAGTAAAATTATTTAAACTTACAAATGATAAAGGTAAACATGATTTTAGCTATATTTACAAAGGCTTACCCATAAATGCTACCAATAAAATATTTGAGAAGAAAACTGAAATAAATGAAAATAATATATTTCATATTATAAATGAATATTATGATGAAATAAAACGCAATAAATCGAATAACGAAAGTAACATATTGCTAAACGCGTTAGAAAATCTTGATTATGATACCATAACAAGCAATTTTAAATTGCTTGATGAACCCCCATCTTTTTCTGTGTTTATTGAAATAGACGATAAGTCTAAAAAATTGCTCAAAGAATTTTATAATATTCTAAAAATCGAAGATGTTTTTGATAGGAAAGAAGCCTTTTTAAAGATAAAGTCTGACTTTTACCAATACATTTTATCTGTTAACCTAAATAATAAAACTAAGAGCTACTTTCAAGATTTACAGGACATTGGTGGTATAAAGATTGTATCGTCCGATTTGAAAGAAAGTATTTACAATGATGAAACAGGACTGGTGAGAGAGTTGAGTATTTTCATATGA
- the cas5b gene encoding type I-B CRISPR-associated protein Cas5b gives MNKIVVFDIWADYAHFRVPYTTSSPITYPIPPKTAIYGIIAAIMGYDKNSYLQYFQNKIWKVGVSIKKPIKIEYIPENFVDTKRAKLFGRMPKNKPCRTQINLEFLKNPFYRFYVTCKNEEELNALADKLKEHKSIFTVSLGLSECIANFIFIGIFELEKRTDKDFVEISSIIPLENISKPNQIDFLSENSKFLQIHIPLEMKPDRELVKSGYFLIEANGKKIKLKDGEFYHVRDLNDNIFLF, from the coding sequence ATGAATAAAATAGTCGTTTTTGATATATGGGCAGACTATGCACACTTCAGGGTGCCCTATACAACAAGTTCACCTATAACTTATCCGATTCCTCCAAAAACTGCTATATATGGTATCATTGCGGCAATAATGGGCTATGATAAAAACTCTTATCTTCAATATTTTCAAAATAAAATCTGGAAAGTGGGGGTAAGTATAAAAAAACCTATTAAAATCGAATATATTCCTGAAAATTTTGTGGATACTAAGAGAGCAAAACTATTTGGTAGAATGCCAAAAAATAAACCCTGTCGAACTCAAATAAACTTAGAATTTTTAAAAAATCCCTTTTATAGATTTTACGTAACCTGCAAAAATGAAGAAGAGTTAAATGCTCTGGCAGACAAATTAAAAGAGCATAAATCTATCTTTACCGTTTCTTTAGGACTTTCAGAATGTATAGCAAATTTTATATTTATTGGTATTTTTGAGTTAGAAAAAAGAACCGATAAAGATTTTGTAGAAATTTCTTCAATAATACCACTTGAAAACATATCGAAGCCGAATCAAATTGATTTTCTATCTGAAAATAGTAAGTTTTTACAGATCCATATTCCTTTAGAAATGAAACCTGATAGAGAGCTTGTAAAAAGTGGCTATTTCTTAATAGAAGCTAATGGGAAAAAAATTAAGCTTAAAGATGGGGAATTTTATCATGTGAGAGACTTGAATGATAATATTTTCCTGTTTTAG
- the cas7b gene encoding type I-B CRISPR-associated protein Cas7/Csh2: MSIVTKRSEILFCYDVTDANPNGDPMDENKPRIDVETKINIVTDVRFKRTIRDYLYEYKGYNGQNGKDVFVREILLDDSNPEKGIQDGKTRAKDYNNDSENVLKECIDIRLFGGVIPLDKDSITFTGPVQFKMGRSLHKVEIKHIKGTGAFAAKLGSKQATFREEYILPYSFICFHGIINEAAAKYTKLAEEDISELLEAMWNGTKNLISRSKFGQMPRFLLKVTYKEPGFFIGDLDKKLKLTDFENEFAIRSPKDFKLDISGIINVIEENKNHIEKIEYKIDESLKITPEIPQGWEILKI, encoded by the coding sequence ATGAGTATCGTAACTAAGAGAAGTGAAATTTTATTTTGCTATGATGTGACTGATGCAAATCCAAATGGTGATCCTATGGATGAAAACAAACCGAGAATTGATGTAGAAACAAAAATTAATATTGTTACCGATGTTCGCTTTAAAAGAACTATTCGTGATTATCTTTACGAATACAAGGGATACAACGGACAGAACGGAAAAGATGTCTTTGTCCGTGAAATACTTCTGGATGACAGTAATCCTGAAAAAGGGATTCAGGATGGAAAAACAAGGGCTAAAGATTACAATAATGACTCTGAGAATGTGTTAAAAGAGTGTATTGATATCAGACTCTTTGGAGGAGTTATCCCTCTTGATAAAGATTCAATTACTTTCACGGGACCTGTGCAGTTTAAAATGGGGCGCTCTTTACACAAAGTAGAGATAAAACATATTAAAGGTACAGGTGCATTTGCCGCAAAATTGGGTTCTAAACAGGCAACTTTTAGAGAAGAGTATATTTTGCCATATTCTTTTATCTGTTTTCACGGTATAATAAACGAAGCAGCTGCAAAATATACGAAATTAGCTGAGGAGGATATATCAGAATTACTTGAGGCAATGTGGAATGGGACGAAAAATCTTATCAGTCGTTCAAAATTTGGTCAGATGCCAAGATTTTTGTTAAAAGTAACTTACAAAGAACCAGGATTTTTCATAGGCGATCTTGATAAAAAGCTTAAGCTAACAGATTTTGAAAATGAATTTGCTATAAGAAGCCCAAAAGATTTTAAATTAGATATATCTGGAATTATAAATGTTATCGAAGAAAACAAAAACCATATAGAAAAAATAGAATATAAAATAGATGAAAGTCTTAAAATAACACCTGAAATACCACAAGGCTGGGAGATACTAAAAATTTAA
- a CDS encoding TIGR02556 family CRISPR-associated protein: MLEAVYKLGKIIPEDDFLKEFIEEITENYKNVFKIKIDINNVKEPEYIGIDYEENDLSKKMKYFYKRGSANGPDKTPTSKVTTINKTFKNKIKNCFKKYLEENKKFLSEEEQSLIIELQKLIDKNLETIEKDLISFAQENGMLKDNDSLKEPSAITFVFCKNGLDNYIGDLELFVNVFKNNENDAYRSFYIKSNTESRAKQKYCFICSNGANEVWGFVNTFNFYTADKESYIAGGFNPVLMWKNYPVCSNCAKTLERGKKYIEENLSFKFCGFSYYLIPQLVFDDNNTLKQTVTTLKNYTNFSLQETKATLIEKTEERLLRQLSNLSNQINLNFLFYEQSNAAFKIILFLREIAPSWLKFLIDKKDIVDNKTRNFDIFKEIYAKKETINFSFSFSFLRDFFPDSKLEGKYDKHFLEILNSIFIGKNIDIDFLISRFMGKIRREFLNDLWFEPTVLKSYKILLFLDEINLLNRRKKTMKNYGNNFEEFFEENPIFDDETKKAMFLEGVLAQKLLNIQYSERNATPFRSRLNSLKIDEKIAKRLLPEIINKLEEYEKNYYRKLEETIGEYLVKSNFSHYSVDELSYYFALGMVLSKYFGTEKENKNE; the protein is encoded by the coding sequence ATGCTTGAGGCAGTTTACAAATTAGGGAAAATTATACCTGAAGACGATTTTCTGAAAGAATTTATAGAAGAGATTACTGAAAATTACAAAAATGTTTTCAAAATAAAAATAGATATAAACAATGTAAAAGAACCAGAATATATAGGAATAGATTACGAAGAAAATGACTTGTCTAAAAAAATGAAATATTTTTATAAACGCGGCTCGGCAAATGGACCAGATAAAACTCCGACATCAAAAGTAACAACTATAAATAAAACATTTAAAAATAAAATTAAAAATTGCTTTAAAAAATATTTAGAAGAAAACAAAAAGTTTTTATCGGAAGAAGAGCAATCTTTAATTATTGAATTACAAAAACTTATTGATAAAAACCTTGAAACGATAGAAAAAGACCTTATATCCTTTGCCCAAGAAAACGGTATGCTCAAAGATAATGATTCACTTAAAGAACCATCCGCTATTACGTTTGTTTTCTGTAAAAACGGGCTTGATAACTATATAGGTGATTTAGAACTTTTTGTTAATGTGTTTAAAAATAATGAAAATGATGCCTACAGAAGCTTTTATATAAAATCTAATACAGAAAGTCGAGCAAAACAAAAATACTGCTTTATCTGTAGTAATGGTGCTAATGAAGTATGGGGGTTTGTAAATACCTTCAATTTTTACACAGCTGATAAGGAAAGTTATATAGCAGGTGGATTTAATCCAGTGTTAATGTGGAAAAATTATCCAGTTTGTTCTAATTGTGCTAAGACTCTGGAGAGAGGGAAAAAATATATTGAAGAAAATTTATCATTCAAGTTTTGTGGTTTTAGCTACTACCTTATACCTCAACTGGTTTTTGATGATAATAATACATTGAAACAGACCGTTACCACATTAAAAAACTATACCAATTTTTCCCTGCAGGAGACAAAAGCCACACTAATTGAAAAAACCGAAGAGCGTCTTTTGAGACAGCTTTCAAATTTATCAAATCAAATAAACCTGAACTTTCTATTTTATGAACAATCAAACGCTGCATTTAAAATAATACTTTTCTTAAGAGAAATCGCCCCATCTTGGTTAAAATTTCTGATAGACAAAAAAGACATCGTAGATAATAAAACACGAAACTTTGATATTTTTAAGGAAATTTATGCAAAAAAAGAAACCATCAATTTTAGTTTCTCATTTTCCTTTTTAAGAGATTTTTTCCCAGATTCCAAATTAGAAGGGAAATATGACAAACACTTTCTTGAAATCCTAAACTCCATTTTTATAGGCAAAAATATAGATATCGACTTTCTTATCTCAAGGTTTATGGGAAAAATCAGAAGAGAATTTTTAAATGACCTCTGGTTTGAACCGACCGTTCTCAAATCTTACAAAATCTTACTTTTTCTAGATGAAATAAATTTGCTAAATCGGAGGAAAAAAACTATGAAAAATTATGGCAATAACTTTGAAGAGTTCTTTGAAGAAAACCCCATCTTTGACGATGAAACAAAAAAAGCTATGTTTTTGGAAGGTGTGCTGGCTCAAAAGCTTTTGAATATTCAGTATTCAGAAAGAAATGCCACACCTTTTAGAAGCAGATTAAATAGTCTTAAGATAGATGAAAAGATTGCAAAAAGATTGTTACCTGAAATTATAAATAAACTTGAAGAATATGAAAAAAATTATTATCGAAAACTTGAAGAAACCATCGGTGAGTATCTTGTTAAATCTAACTTTTCTCACTATTCAGTGGATGAGTTAAGTTACTATTTTGCACTTGGAATGGTTTTATCCAAATATTTTGGAACGGAAAAAGAGAATAAAAACGAATAA
- the cas6 gene encoding CRISPR-associated endoribonuclease Cas6, whose amino-acid sequence MRIKLVFSCEKNIILPIGFNEAIQGLIYRLINDKWLHNEGFVFDKYKFKMFVFSEILEKGHFNKEANYFVFPPKISIIVSSPVDWILQDLAKNALFSKVLNLHKNKIILKEVAVLPKRQFTGNCVIVKTLSPIEVHTTFMKNGIKKTHYYSAYDNEFSILINENLNKKWSSLYKKNCPYELQIIPIGKNKEKIVRFGMNGKSIIIKGWVGFLKLQSQNEFIRFAIDAGLGSRNSQGFGMVEFVRENDENNK is encoded by the coding sequence ATGAGAATAAAATTAGTTTTTTCATGTGAAAAAAACATTATATTACCTATTGGTTTTAATGAGGCAATTCAGGGTCTAATTTATCGCCTCATAAATGATAAATGGCTTCATAATGAAGGATTTGTCTTTGATAAATATAAATTTAAGATGTTTGTTTTTTCTGAAATTTTAGAAAAAGGTCATTTTAACAAAGAAGCGAATTACTTTGTATTTCCACCTAAAATTAGCATAATAGTGTCATCACCGGTTGACTGGATATTACAAGATCTTGCTAAAAATGCTCTATTTTCAAAAGTGTTAAATTTGCATAAAAATAAAATCATTTTAAAAGAGGTAGCTGTTTTACCTAAACGGCAATTTACAGGAAACTGTGTTATTGTAAAAACTCTATCACCGATAGAAGTTCACACGACGTTTATGAAAAATGGTATAAAAAAAACGCATTATTATTCCGCCTATGATAACGAGTTTTCAATCCTTATAAATGAAAATCTAAATAAAAAATGGTCTTCTCTTTATAAGAAAAATTGCCCTTATGAATTACAAATAATTCCGATAGGTAAAAATAAAGAAAAAATTGTGCGTTTTGGGATGAATGGTAAAAGCATAATAATTAAAGGGTGGGTTGGTTTCCTAAAATTACAATCTCAAAATGAGTTTATTAGATTTGCAATTGACGCTGGACTTGGAAGCCGAAACTCTCAAGGCTTTGGGATGGTAGAATTTGTCAGGGAAAATGATGAAAATAATAAATAA
- a CDS encoding thiamine pyrophosphate-dependent enzyme gives MKAMDFNSGKIPVWCPGCGNFAIWNAIKGALADLEINGKDVVNISGIGCSGKMLNHLRTYGFHTLHGRTLPVATGVKLSNHKLTVVVNGGDGDGYGMGVGHFIHAIRRNLDVTYLVHDNHIYGLTTGQASPTTDRGLKSKSTPHGVIDEPLNPLAVALNAGATFVARGYSGEVEHLKELIKEGINYNGFAYIDILQPCVTFGKTYSYEYYDERIYKLDESYDFTNFDNAMEKIWEKEKIALGIIYKKERDEYASLHPQLKDDILVNSTGKLRDILEELEKFK, from the coding sequence ATGAAGGCTATGGATTTTAATTCAGGAAAAATTCCTGTCTGGTGTCCGGGATGCGGCAATTTTGCTATCTGGAATGCCATAAAGGGAGCTTTGGCAGATCTTGAAATTAATGGAAAGGATGTAGTAAATATTTCCGGAATAGGATGCTCCGGAAAGATGCTAAATCATTTAAGGACATACGGTTTTCATACATTACATGGTAGGACTCTTCCGGTTGCAACCGGTGTTAAGCTTTCAAACCATAAATTAACTGTTGTTGTAAATGGTGGCGATGGGGATGGCTACGGTATGGGGGTAGGCCATTTTATCCATGCAATAAGAAGAAATCTTGATGTTACTTATCTTGTTCATGATAACCATATTTATGGGCTTACTACCGGACAGGCTTCACCTACTACTGACAGAGGGCTCAAGAGTAAATCCACTCCCCACGGAGTTATAGATGAGCCGTTAAACCCTTTGGCAGTAGCTCTTAATGCCGGAGCAACGTTTGTAGCAAGGGGATATTCGGGGGAGGTAGAGCATCTGAAAGAGCTTATCAAAGAAGGGATTAACTATAACGGGTTTGCTTATATAGATATTTTGCAGCCTTGCGTGACATTCGGAAAAACTTACAGCTATGAATATTATGATGAAAGGATTTATAAACTTGATGAGTCTTATGATTTTACCAACTTTGATAATGCGATGGAAAAGATTTGGGAAAAAGAAAAAATTGCATTAGGGATTATTTATAAAAAGGAAAGGGATGAGTATGCTTCACTTCATCCTCAATTAAAAGATGATATTTTGGTTAACTCTACCGGGAAATTGAGGGATATTTTGGAAGAATTGGAGAAGTTTAAATAA